A genomic window from Nicotiana sylvestris chromosome 11, ASM39365v2, whole genome shotgun sequence includes:
- the LOC104249120 gene encoding uncharacterized protein: MAIKLVVEGRTLNVISAYTPQVGLDEEVKRRFWEGLDGVCVVFRPLKGYSQERILMGILGANSSFQKREEHLVTFKSTTAKTQIDYLLLRRCGKGLCTDCKVILSENLTTQHKLLVMDLDIMLKRKKWVGCGRPKIRWGALTKDKAQELQEKLLVVGA, encoded by the exons ATGGCTATTAAATTAGTAGTTGAAGGGCGTACTTTGAATGTTATAAGCGCTTACACGCCCCAAGTGGGCCTGGATGAGGAGGTTAAAAGGCGCTTTTGGGAAGGTTTGGATGGGGTGTGCGTGGTATTCCGCCCATTGAAAGGATATTCACAGGAGAGGATTTTAATGGGTATATTGGGAG CAAACTCGAGTTTTCAAAAGAGGGAAGAGCACTTGGTTACCTTCAAGAGCACGACAGCCAAGACCCAAATCGACTATCTCCTTCTCCGGAGGTGTGGTAAAGGTCTATGTACTGATTGTAAGGTTATTCTGAGTGAGAACCTCACGACGCAGCATAAGCTTTTAGTGATGGACTTAGACATCATGCTAAAGAGGAAGAAGTGGGTTGGGTGTGGTCGACCGAAGATCAGGTGGGGAGCTCTAACTAAGGACAAGGCCCAGGAGTTGCAagagaaattgttggttgtaggGGCTTAG